A stretch of Dehalococcoidia bacterium DNA encodes these proteins:
- the nadC gene encoding carboxylating nicotinate-nucleotide diphosphorylase produces MPATEPPPNATLIDPRLGAAPEAGTLDPALLADLARRALAEDGAFQDVTTAATVEPWQRGTGTVLAKAEGVLAGLPVMAAVFAEVDAQLAFTPLRLDGERVRRGDRIATIEGCFAAMLRGERTALNLLQRLSGVATAAARAVAAVEGLPVRIVDTRKTTPGLRALEKYAVRAGGGHNHRFNLTDGVLVKDNHLAALRSRGLGIADAVRLARQRAPHTLRVELEVTTLAELDEALAAGAEIILLDNMPAAEMAEAVRRSRGRALTEASGGITPDTARAAAETGVDLISLGALTHSAPALDISLELALAD; encoded by the coding sequence ATGCCCGCGACTGAACCACCACCCAACGCGACGCTGATCGATCCGCGCCTCGGCGCCGCGCCGGAGGCCGGCACGCTCGACCCGGCGCTGCTCGCCGATCTGGCGCGGCGGGCGCTGGCCGAGGACGGCGCCTTCCAGGACGTGACGACCGCGGCGACGGTCGAGCCGTGGCAGCGCGGCACGGGCACGGTGCTGGCGAAGGCCGAGGGCGTGCTGGCCGGCCTGCCGGTGATGGCCGCCGTCTTCGCGGAGGTCGATGCGCAGCTCGCGTTCACGCCGCTGCGGCTGGACGGGGAGCGCGTGCGGCGCGGCGACCGGATCGCCACGATCGAGGGCTGCTTCGCGGCGATGCTGCGCGGCGAGCGCACGGCGCTGAACCTGCTGCAGCGGCTCTCCGGCGTGGCCACGGCCGCGGCGCGGGCGGTCGCGGCGGTCGAGGGGCTGCCGGTGCGCATCGTCGACACGCGCAAGACGACGCCCGGCCTGCGGGCGCTGGAGAAGTACGCCGTGCGCGCCGGCGGCGGCCATAACCACCGCTTCAACCTCACCGACGGCGTGCTGGTCAAGGACAACCACCTGGCGGCGCTGCGGTCGCGCGGGCTCGGCATCGCCGACGCGGTGCGGCTGGCGCGGCAGCGCGCCCCGCATACGCTGCGCGTCGAGCTGGAGGTGACGACGCTGGCCGAGCTGGACGAGGCGCTGGCCGCGGGCGCGGAGATCATCTTGCTGGACAACATGCCTGCCGCGGAGATGGCCGAGGCGGTGCGCCGCTCCCGCGGCCGGGCGCTGACCGAGGCCTCCGGCGGCATCACGCCCGACACGGCGCGCGCCGCCGCCGAAACCGGCGTCGACCTGATCTCGCTCGGCGCCCTCACCCACTCCGCCCCCGCGCTCGACATCAGCCTGGAGTTGGCGCTGGCGGACTGA